In Hugenholtzia roseola DSM 9546, the following are encoded in one genomic region:
- the nuoK gene encoding NADH-quinone oxidoreductase subunit NuoK has protein sequence MPSDAILPAQGLIALSGLLFSLGLAVVIVKKNPILILIGIELMLNAANLNFVAFDNQQQGHLMALFVMVLAAAEVAIALAILRQIYQHLKTTQLDHLEASEKE, from the coding sequence ATGCCCTCCGACGCAATTCTCCCTGCTCAGGGTTTGATAGCCCTTAGTGGCTTGCTTTTTAGCTTGGGTTTGGCTGTGGTGATAGTAAAGAAAAACCCCATCTTGATTCTTATTGGCATCGAGCTGATGCTCAATGCGGCAAATCTGAATTTTGTAGCCTTTGACAACCAACAACAAGGGCATTTGATGGCTCTTTTTGTGATGGTCTTGGCGGCAGCGGAAGTGGCAATAGCCTTAGCCATCTTGCGCCAAATTTATCAGCACCTCAAAACGACGCAATTAGACCATTTGGAAGCAAGTGAAAAAGAATAA
- a CDS encoding SixA phosphatase family protein, producing MKKLTLLRHARTVDFLNSETDKQRALTEKGLEDALALGKKWASESQRFDKIYSSSAVRAQMTVSVIAEKIEYAASEITLLDELYSASEEFLYHFIQAIPNSYDTVLIVNHNPTLTSLCYRLLDDYIPLLYPCTAIELRFEVESWQHIGRGSATLLRRLEPDISEY from the coding sequence GTGAAAAAACTGACACTTTTACGCCATGCGCGGACGGTAGATTTCCTCAATAGCGAAACTGATAAACAACGCGCCCTAACCGAAAAAGGCTTGGAAGATGCCCTCGCCTTGGGCAAGAAATGGGCTTCGGAATCCCAGCGTTTCGATAAAATCTATTCCAGCAGTGCGGTACGCGCCCAGATGACGGTTTCGGTCATTGCAGAAAAAATCGAGTACGCGGCTTCGGAAATTACCCTCCTTGATGAGTTGTATAGTGCTTCGGAAGAATTTTTATACCACTTCATACAAGCCATACCCAACTCCTACGATACGGTACTGATAGTCAATCACAATCCTACCCTTACTTCGCTCTGCTATCGCCTTCTGGACGACTACATACCCCTGCTCTATCCCTGCACTGCCATAGAGTTGAGGTTTGAAGTAGAAAGTTGGCAGCACATCGGGCGTGGCAGTGCTACGCTTTTGCGCCGCTTAGAACCAGATATTAGCGAATATTAA
- the gldC gene encoding gliding motility protein GldC: MKQSEIRFHVELDQESIPDKIFWRATDAPFEGQAEAKAIMISVWDVKEQNTLRLDLWTKDMLIDDMKIFCLESLLGLTTTMAQATQDEFIVAQMKNACDNIRNYLEAQTEEKA, from the coding sequence GTGAAACAGTCTGAAATACGCTTTCACGTCGAATTAGACCAAGAAAGTATCCCCGATAAAATTTTCTGGCGAGCCACAGACGCACCCTTCGAGGGGCAGGCAGAGGCGAAAGCCATCATGATTTCCGTCTGGGACGTGAAAGAGCAAAACACCCTGCGTTTAGACCTTTGGACAAAAGACATGCTCATTGATGATATGAAAATCTTTTGTTTGGAAAGCCTCTTAGGGCTGACTACTACGATGGCACAGGCTACCCAAGACGAGTTTATTGTCGCACAAATGAAAAATGCCTGCGACAACATTCGCAACTATTTAGAAGCCCAAACAGAGGAGAAGGCTTAG
- a CDS encoding Lacal_2735 family protein, whose protein sequence is MWNPFKRKSEVEKLREKYEALLQESFRLSTQDRKTSDLKRAEAEAVMTQILALEKKSEN, encoded by the coding sequence ATGTGGAATCCTTTTAAAAGAAAAAGTGAAGTAGAAAAATTAAGAGAAAAATACGAAGCACTCCTGCAAGAGTCTTTCCGCCTTTCTACACAAGATAGAAAGACCTCCGACCTCAAAAGAGCCGAAGCCGAAGCGGTGATGACACAAATCTTGGCATTGGAAAAGAAATCGGAAAACTAA